Genomic segment of Clostridia bacterium:
ATCGTGGAGCATGGCGATCACATTTTCGTGGGTGCCCTGGCTACCCATGCGACCATTGCCGATTCCGAAGTGATGAAACAAAAGGCCTACAATGCCTGGTACGCCAGCTATCACATGGGTACGCCGGCCATCCGCAACACCGGAACCGTCGGCGGCAACCTGGTCAATGCTTCCCCGGCGGGCGACAGCTGCGTGGCTTTGCTGGCCGCCGGTGCCGTGGCGCATGTCAAATCCCGGCAGGAAAACAGGATGATACCCCTGGACGAGTTCTTTGTGGACAAAGGAAAAACAGCTTTAAAACCTGGGGAAATCCTCTACGGTGTGTCCCTGCCCCTGGCAGCCCCAGGTGTGAAAAAAGGCTGGTCTTTCCAGAGGAGCGGTACCTTGAAGGGGAGTTCTACGGCCATCATTAACCTGGCGGTAGAAATGGAACAGGACAGGGAAGGCATTTGCCGGGCTTGCCGCATTGCCGCCGGCGCCGTGGCTCCTGCACCGGTGCGCCTGTACCGCTTGGAAGAAATCTTCGCCGGCAAGAAAGTGGACATGAGCTTAATCGAACAAGCCGTCAATGAGATCGACGACCATATTCATCCTATTGATGACACCTATGCCACCGCCTGGTACCGGCGCAAGGTCATTAAGGTGCTCCTCAAGAGAGCCCTGGTCGAGGCCGGCGGCCTGGCAACTGAGCTGAAGGAGGCTTAAAGCAATGGAAGTGAGATTTGTCTTAAATGGCAGGGAAGTAAAAGTAGACGTCAAGCCCACTGCTAACTTAGCCGATGTCTTGCGCCAGCAGCTGGGGGTCACCAGCGTGAAGAAGGGCTGTGAAACCGGGGACTGCGGGTCCTGTGCCGTTTTGCTGGATGGGGAACTGGTGAACTCTTGTATCGTGCTCGCTCCCACAGTAGAGGGCAAGAGCGTGACCACCGTGGAAGGCCTCATTGTCAACGGTGAAATGGATGCTATTCAGAAAAGCCTGGTGGAGCATCACGGTACCCAGTGCGGTTTCTGCACCCCCGGTATGGTGCTGGCTATCAAGGCCTTGCTGAATAAGAATCCCAAGCCCACCGAACAAGAGATCCGCCGGGCCATTTCCGGTAACCTCTGCCGCTGCACCGGTTACCAGAAGATTGTCGAGGCTGTCAAGAGTATTACAGTGTAGGGAGGATAGATCATGGGAAAAGTAATTGGCCAGAGGATTCCCTTATATGATGCCTATCGCCACGTGGCAGGGCAGACGAAATACGTGGACGACATTTACCTGCCCGGAATGCTCTATGTCAAAACAGCGAAACTCCCCGTGCCCCATGCCCGCATTTTAAATATTGATACCAGTGCGGCCGAAAGAGTGCCGGGAGTGGCAGGAGTCATCACCTATAAAGATGTGCCCAACAATTACTGGGGGCCCTTTGTGCAAGACCAACCGGTGCTGCCTGACAAGTACGTCCGGTATTTGGGCCAGCCGGTAGTGGCCATTGCCGCCGTGGATGAAGATACCGCTCAGGAAGCGGCGGAAAAAGTGAAAATTGATTACGAAGAATTACCCCCTGTATTCGACCCCGAAGAAGCCATGCAGCCGGGAACTCCCGAGGTCCACGAAGGCGGCAATATTGCCAAACTCGGCGGCCATGACGCGGTGATGGTGCGCCTGGGCGACGTGGAGAAAGGCTTTGAGGAGTCAGACTACATTATTGAGCATAGATTCCGTACCGGCATGAACGAACATGCCTTCTTGGAACCCCACTGCAGTGTGGCTGAAGCTGATGCCAACGGCCATGTGACCATTTACACCGCCAGCCAGACTACTTCCTGGCACCAGTTCTTGATCGCCGGGGTGCTGGCAAAGCCAGTCAGCGACATACGGATCGTAGCCAGTCCCCTCGGCGGCGGCTTTGGCGGTAAGTCCAACCCGTCCACGGAGTTCGTGTGCGCCCTTTTGGCGGAGAAGACCGGTAAACCGGTGAAATGGCGCTGGACCCGGGAAGAAGAGTTCTTGATTTCCACCGTGCGCAGCGCCGACATCATGTATATGAAGACCGGATTCAAGAAAGACGGCACGCTGGTCGCCCGCCAAATCAAATATATCCAAGATACGGGCGCTTACAACGACTTCGGTACCTACGGGATGCTGAAATTAACCTCGCAAATTAACGGCCCGTACCGGGTGCCCAATGTCTGGTTTGACGGTTATGTGGTTTATACCAACAAGCAAGTCGTGGGTCCCATGCGGGGTTACAGTATCACCCAATCTGTTTCCGCCAACGAAACACAAATGGAAATGATCGCCGAGATAACCGGTCTGGATCCCATTGAAGTAAGAAGGAAGAATCTCTTCACAGACGGCGATATCCTCCCGACCCAGCAAGTGCTTGAAGCAGTAGGCGCCAGGGAGACATTAGAAGCGGTTATCGAGGCGTCCGGCTGGTATAAAAAATAAGGTGGAGGAGGTACTGACTGATGATTAGACGGGGTAGAGGAGTTGCAGTAACGATCCATTCCTCGGGTTTGACCGGAGGTAATGACCCCAGTGAAGCTATTATACGGTTACACGTAGACGGATCGGTAACAGTGAGCATCGGCTCGGTAGATATGGGGCAGGGTGTGAAAACCATCGCCCGCCAGTTAACGGCGGAAGTGTTGGAGATGGATCCGAAGCTGGTGAAAGTAATCGCCGGCGATACGGATCCAGACCCCATGTGTACCGGCCAGTTTGCCAGCAGGACCACCCTGGTTTGCGGCAATGCGGTGAAGAAGGCGGCGGAAGACTTGAAATACAAAATCATGCAGTATGCCGCCGCCAAATTCCAAACACCCATGGAACAACTGGTATACAGTGACGGCGTCATTGCCTCGGCGGTAGAACCCGGGAAGCGGATCACTTTGCCGGAATTAGCCGGTGAAGCTTGCTGGGTGGCTCAGGATGCCTTGATCGGTGTGGGGCGGCACTGCCCGGTCTTCCCGCCCCGGGATATGGAAACGGGTAAGGCGGACTTTTTCCAAGCCCTCCAGTACTGCGCTTGTGTAGCGGACGTGGCGGTGGATGACGAGACCGGTGAGGTCGAAGTAGAGAAGCTGTACGTGGCTTTGGAAATGGGTAAAGCCCTCAACCCCTTGCTCTTGGAAGGGCAGATCGAAGGCGGGGCCAGTTTCGGCGTAGGCTTCGGTTTATCAGAAGATATCCTGCCGTATTATCCCTCCATCGAGCACATGCGCACCAGCTTCCGGGAGTACCGGATTCCCACGGCCTTGGATATGCCGCCGGTGGAGAGCGTGCTGGTGGAGAAGCCGAGTTCCTTTGGTCCCTTCGGTGCTAAAGGCTGCGGCGAGATCGTGGTGAACCC
This window contains:
- a CDS encoding xanthine dehydrogenase family protein molybdopterin-binding subunit, with amino-acid sequence MGKVIGQRIPLYDAYRHVAGQTKYVDDIYLPGMLYVKTAKLPVPHARILNIDTSAAERVPGVAGVITYKDVPNNYWGPFVQDQPVLPDKYVRYLGQPVVAIAAVDEDTAQEAAEKVKIDYEELPPVFDPEEAMQPGTPEVHEGGNIAKLGGHDAVMVRLGDVEKGFEESDYIIEHRFRTGMNEHAFLEPHCSVAEADANGHVTIYTASQTTSWHQFLIAGVLAKPVSDIRIVASPLGGGFGGKSNPSTEFVCALLAEKTGKPVKWRWTREEEFLISTVRSADIMYMKTGFKKDGTLVARQIKYIQDTGAYNDFGTYGMLKLTSQINGPYRVPNVWFDGYVVYTNKQVVGPMRGYSITQSVSANETQMEMIAEITGLDPIEVRRKNLFTDGDILPTQQVLEAVGARETLEAVIEASGWYKK
- a CDS encoding xanthine dehydrogenase family protein molybdopterin-binding subunit — translated: MIRRGRGVAVTIHSSGLTGGNDPSEAIIRLHVDGSVTVSIGSVDMGQGVKTIARQLTAEVLEMDPKLVKVIAGDTDPDPMCTGQFASRTTLVCGNAVKKAAEDLKYKIMQYAAAKFQTPMEQLVYSDGVIASAVEPGKRITLPELAGEACWVAQDALIGVGRHCPVFPPRDMETGKADFFQALQYCACVADVAVDDETGEVEVEKLYVALEMGKALNPLLLEGQIEGGASFGVGFGLSEDILPYYPSIEHMRTSFREYRIPTALDMPPVESVLVEKPSSFGPFGAKGCGEIVVNPVGPAIVNAVSNALGGVRFFELPLTPERVLRALEEHEKAEACQK
- a CDS encoding (2Fe-2S)-binding protein; this translates as MEVRFVLNGREVKVDVKPTANLADVLRQQLGVTSVKKGCETGDCGSCAVLLDGELVNSCIVLAPTVEGKSVTTVEGLIVNGEMDAIQKSLVEHHGTQCGFCTPGMVLAIKALLNKNPKPTEQEIRRAISGNLCRCTGYQKIVEAVKSITV